In one Microbacterium invictum genomic region, the following are encoded:
- a CDS encoding helix-turn-helix domain-containing protein, whose product MTIARQPSTLRRALSGYFDARSAAFARARRDLNMGDGDARALMFICERPGVRAADIAAYLGITAAGATALIDRLVERGVATREYDPDDRRVIRINPAIDLSDDPWSSLCRFDDDFEDAVALRDVTRIEELSTLLDDLTVAVASR is encoded by the coding sequence ATGACCATCGCACGACAGCCATCCACGCTGCGCCGGGCCCTCTCCGGATACTTCGACGCGCGCTCGGCAGCGTTCGCGCGAGCCCGGCGAGACCTCAACATGGGGGACGGCGACGCCCGGGCACTGATGTTCATCTGCGAACGCCCAGGGGTGCGCGCGGCCGACATCGCCGCCTATCTGGGAATCACCGCCGCTGGCGCCACGGCGCTCATCGACCGACTGGTCGAACGCGGTGTCGCGACGCGCGAGTACGACCCGGACGATCGCCGCGTCATCCGCATCAACCCCGCCATCGACCTCTCGGATGACCCGTGGTCATCGCTGTGCCGGTTCGACGACGACTTCGAGGATGCCGTGGCACTGCGCGATGTGACTCGGATCGAGGAGCTCTCGACGCTCCTCGACGACCTGACGGTCGCGGTCGCGTCCCGCTGA
- the ppa gene encoding inorganic diphosphatase, whose translation MGAYDAVIEIPRNSKIKYEVDHGTGRVFLDRILFTPMGYPTNYGFFENTLGEDGDPLDVLVLLDQDLMPGILAKVRPVGVLKMVDEAGGDDKVVAVLAKDPRWAHIQDVDDIPEYTKNEIGHFFEHYKDLEPNKWVKVDQWANAAEAERLVSEAFVRFEEHEGETRTQGEGESPNTLD comes from the coding sequence ATGGGCGCATACGACGCCGTCATCGAGATCCCGCGCAACAGCAAGATCAAGTACGAGGTCGACCACGGCACCGGACGGGTCTTCCTCGATCGCATCCTCTTCACCCCGATGGGGTACCCGACCAACTACGGGTTCTTCGAGAACACCCTTGGCGAAGACGGCGACCCGCTCGACGTGCTGGTGCTCCTCGATCAGGACCTCATGCCCGGCATCCTGGCGAAGGTCCGCCCGGTCGGCGTGCTGAAGATGGTGGATGAGGCGGGCGGCGACGACAAGGTCGTCGCGGTGCTGGCGAAGGACCCGCGCTGGGCGCACATCCAGGACGTCGACGACATCCCCGAGTACACCAAGAACGAGATCGGGCACTTCTTCGAGCACTACAAGGACCTCGAGCCCAACAAGTGGGTCAAGGTCGACCAGTGGGCGAACGCCGCCGAGGCCGAGCGTCTCGTGAGCGAGGCCTTCGTCCGCTTCGAGGAGCACGAGGGCGAGACCCGCACCCAGGGTGAGGGCGAGTCGCCGAACACGCTCGACTGA
- a CDS encoding peptidoglycan DD-metalloendopeptidase family protein — translation MLWPDLSRRGLLGLGIAGIAAAGALAGPALAPAFAVDYPSWEDVERAKQNEGAKAAEITRIEGLIAGLAADVAAKQAEAIRAGDEYYEAQQAYFEAAYRADELQRQADEQALKATDAANKAGRVAAELYRNGGDDTSLELFFAGSAASADDLLARLGTMDKLVERNRDVYADAISARNSAQSLSDQAAVQRAERDRLQKEAEQKMVAAQEAAAAAEAALAAQETHRVELEAQLAALRDTTAKTIADYQAGVEARRKAEEERKRREQEAAAAAAAEAARLAEEERKRREAQQNSGGGGGGGGSSSGGGGGGGGGGGGNGGGVVGSGWARPSSGWRSSGYGWRTSQCGSQGCASSFHAGVDLAAGCGAGIFAASAGRVTYSGYNGGYGNYVRIDHGGGIGTGYGHMSAIYVGYGQWVNAGQLIGAEGNTGRSFGCHLHYECYVNGATTNPIDFMAARGIGV, via the coding sequence ATGCTCTGGCCCGATCTCAGCCGCCGTGGTCTGCTGGGTCTCGGTATCGCCGGCATCGCGGCCGCAGGTGCCCTCGCAGGCCCCGCGTTGGCACCGGCCTTCGCCGTCGACTACCCGTCGTGGGAAGACGTCGAGCGCGCCAAGCAGAACGAGGGCGCGAAGGCCGCCGAGATCACCCGCATCGAGGGCCTCATCGCCGGTCTCGCCGCCGACGTCGCCGCCAAGCAGGCCGAGGCGATCCGCGCCGGAGACGAGTACTACGAGGCGCAGCAGGCGTACTTCGAGGCGGCCTATCGCGCCGATGAGCTGCAGCGCCAGGCGGACGAGCAGGCGCTGAAGGCCACGGATGCCGCGAACAAGGCCGGCCGCGTGGCCGCCGAGCTGTATCGCAACGGTGGGGACGACACCTCGCTCGAGCTCTTCTTCGCCGGGTCCGCCGCCAGTGCCGACGATCTGCTGGCGCGCCTCGGCACGATGGACAAGCTCGTCGAGCGCAACCGCGACGTCTACGCCGACGCCATCAGCGCCCGCAACTCGGCGCAGAGCCTCAGCGACCAGGCCGCCGTGCAGCGCGCGGAGCGCGACCGCCTGCAGAAGGAGGCGGAGCAGAAGATGGTCGCCGCCCAGGAGGCGGCGGCTGCGGCCGAGGCGGCGCTCGCCGCGCAGGAGACCCACCGCGTCGAGCTCGAGGCCCAGCTCGCCGCCCTGCGCGACACGACCGCGAAGACGATCGCCGACTATCAGGCGGGCGTCGAGGCTCGCCGCAAGGCCGAGGAAGAGCGCAAGCGCCGCGAGCAGGAAGCGGCCGCGGCCGCAGCCGCGGAGGCCGCGCGCCTCGCCGAAGAAGAGCGCAAGCGTCGCGAAGCGCAGCAGAACAGCGGCGGCGGTGGCGGAGGCGGCGGATCGTCCTCCGGCGGAGGCGGAGGCGGCGGTGGTGGCGGCGGCGGAAACGGCGGCGGAGTCGTCGGCAGCGGCTGGGCGCGTCCGTCGTCGGGCTGGCGCTCCTCCGGCTACGGGTGGCGCACCAGCCAGTGCGGTTCACAGGGGTGCGCGAGCTCCTTCCACGCCGGGGTCGACCTCGCCGCCGGGTGTGGCGCGGGCATCTTCGCCGCCTCGGCGGGCCGCGTGACGTACTCGGGCTACAACGGCGGCTACGGCAACTACGTCCGGATCGATCACGGCGGCGGCATCGGCACCGGCTACGGTCACATGTCGGCGATCTACGTCGGCTACGGTCAGTGGGTCAACGCCGGCCAGCTGATCGGCGCCGAGGGGAACACGGGGCGATCGTTCGGCTGCCACCTGCACTACGAGTGCTACGTCAACGGCGCGACGACGAACCCGATCGACTTCATGGCCGCGCGGGGCATCGGCGTCTGA
- a CDS encoding DUF2254 domain-containing protein: protein MTTVAGNGPGLRVAAINEAIASRLWPIPLAATVVAVALGVLVPEVDRVVDQDLSPTFAALLFGGGVEAARAVLSAIAGSVITVTSLTFSLTVLALQLASSQGSPRLLRMFAADRMVHATLATFMGTFAYALTVLRTVEDATEGADAFVPRIAVTVASVATLTSVVMLTFFLAHLARQLRLETMMRDAHREASRTIDLLWRARPRAPASIPPTPRASRDVAATTSGFLTGVDRAGLIALAREHDIVVEELCTIGDSIVAGSPVLRWWHRDTALTRADAGVDEWLLGRMSLSYEPTPSQDVSFGIRQIADVAMKALSPGVNDPTTAEYAVGHLADLLADIASRPDLPACWADEAGTVRLIPRNPDFRALVDLGLGGVRRYGSGDPRVAARLIRAIGEIGRRTQGVRQREALFEELAGIERAIERLGVDDGDLRKCRDLIREVTVSLRDA, encoded by the coding sequence ATGACGACGGTGGCGGGCAACGGACCAGGACTACGCGTGGCCGCCATCAACGAGGCGATCGCGTCGCGGCTCTGGCCGATTCCGCTGGCGGCCACCGTCGTCGCCGTCGCGCTCGGGGTGCTCGTGCCCGAGGTCGATCGCGTGGTGGACCAGGATCTGTCGCCGACGTTCGCTGCGCTGCTGTTCGGCGGCGGCGTCGAGGCGGCGCGCGCGGTGCTCTCCGCCATCGCAGGGTCCGTCATCACCGTCACCTCGCTCACCTTCTCACTGACCGTCCTCGCGCTGCAGCTGGCCAGCAGCCAGGGGTCACCGCGTCTGCTGCGGATGTTCGCCGCCGACCGGATGGTTCACGCCACCCTGGCGACCTTCATGGGCACCTTCGCCTACGCGCTGACGGTGCTCCGCACCGTGGAAGACGCCACCGAAGGAGCCGACGCCTTCGTCCCTCGGATCGCGGTCACCGTGGCATCCGTCGCCACCCTGACGAGCGTGGTGATGCTCACGTTCTTCCTCGCCCACCTCGCTCGGCAACTGCGGCTCGAGACGATGATGCGCGACGCGCATCGAGAGGCGTCCCGGACGATCGATCTTCTGTGGCGGGCGCGGCCCCGCGCACCGGCGTCGATCCCGCCGACCCCGCGCGCTTCGCGCGACGTCGCAGCGACGACGTCCGGCTTCCTGACCGGTGTCGACCGTGCCGGCCTCATCGCCCTCGCACGAGAGCACGACATCGTGGTCGAAGAGCTCTGCACGATCGGCGACAGCATCGTGGCGGGTTCGCCCGTGCTCCGATGGTGGCACCGCGACACGGCGCTCACGAGGGCCGACGCCGGCGTGGATGAGTGGCTGCTCGGCCGGATGAGCCTGTCCTACGAACCGACGCCCTCACAGGACGTCAGCTTCGGCATCCGCCAGATCGCCGATGTCGCGATGAAGGCTCTCTCTCCCGGGGTCAACGACCCGACGACCGCGGAGTACGCCGTCGGCCACCTCGCCGATCTGCTCGCCGACATCGCCTCACGGCCCGACCTTCCCGCGTGCTGGGCGGACGAGGCGGGAACCGTTCGGCTGATCCCGCGCAACCCGGATTTCCGCGCCCTCGTCGATCTGGGGCTCGGAGGGGTGCGTCGCTACGGCAGCGGTGACCCCCGTGTCGCCGCACGACTTATCCGGGCGATCGGAGAGATCGGCCGCCGGACGCAGGGTGTCCGCCAACGCGAGGCACTTTTCGAGGAGCTGGCGGGCATCGAGCGGGCGATCGAACGCCTCGGTGTCGACGACGGCGACCTGCGCAAGTGTCGCGACCTGATCCGCGAGGTGACGGTCTCTCTCCGCGACGCGTGA